A genome region from Natranaeroarchaeum sulfidigenes includes the following:
- the eno gene encoding phosphopyruvate hydratase, translated as MTLITDIRLRRILDSRGNATVEADVLTESGGFGRAAAPSGASTGEFEAIELPPNEAIANAREHAVPRLVGEVHAGDQRAVDNTLRAADGTDDFSEIGANSAVAISMATAKAAADVLGAPLYQHLGGAFRGDNFPVPLGNVIGGGEHAADATDIQEFLSAPVGAPSVADAVFANAAVHQEIHDMLIERDTPAGKGDEGAWAPSIDDAEAFEILDEATSTVAEEVGFEIKFGLDVAAAEMYDEDEGGYVYSDQVRDTDEQVEYITELVEEWDLAYVEDPLDENDFEAFTDLTANVGDQTLICGDDLFVTNVSRLEKGIEMDSANSILIKPNQIGSLTDAFDAIELAANNTYDVIVSHRSGETEDTTIAHLAVATDADFIKTGAVGGERTAKLNELIRIADDAA; from the coding sequence ATGACACTGATTACTGACATCCGACTTCGACGGATTCTGGACTCGCGTGGTAACGCAACGGTGGAAGCAGACGTGCTGACCGAGAGCGGTGGCTTCGGACGTGCTGCAGCGCCGAGCGGCGCATCGACCGGCGAATTCGAGGCGATCGAACTGCCGCCGAACGAAGCGATCGCAAACGCGCGAGAGCACGCCGTCCCGCGCCTCGTCGGCGAGGTACACGCGGGCGACCAGCGCGCGGTCGACAACACGCTTCGCGCCGCGGACGGCACCGATGATTTCTCGGAGATCGGCGCGAACAGCGCCGTCGCGATCAGCATGGCGACCGCGAAGGCCGCTGCCGACGTGCTCGGTGCACCGCTGTACCAGCATCTCGGTGGCGCGTTCCGCGGCGACAACTTCCCGGTTCCGCTCGGGAACGTCATCGGCGGCGGTGAACACGCTGCCGACGCGACGGATATTCAGGAGTTCCTGTCGGCACCGGTCGGCGCACCGAGCGTCGCCGACGCCGTCTTCGCCAATGCGGCGGTTCACCAGGAGATCCACGACATGCTCATCGAGCGGGACACGCCCGCGGGCAAGGGCGACGAGGGCGCGTGGGCACCGTCGATCGACGACGCCGAAGCCTTCGAGATCCTGGATGAAGCCACCTCGACGGTCGCTGAGGAGGTCGGCTTCGAGATCAAGTTCGGACTCGACGTCGCGGCCGCGGAGATGTACGACGAAGACGAGGGGGGCTACGTCTACAGCGATCAGGTCCGTGACACGGACGAGCAGGTCGAGTACATCACCGAACTCGTCGAAGAGTGGGATCTCGCGTACGTCGAGGACCCGCTCGACGAGAACGACTTCGAGGCCTTTACTGACCTCACCGCCAACGTCGGCGACCAGACGCTGATCTGCGGTGACGACCTCTTTGTCACCAACGTCTCGCGCCTGGAGAAAGGCATCGAGATGGACTCGGCCAACTCCATCCTGATCAAGCCCAACCAGATCGGCTCGCTGACCGACGCGTTCGACGCCATCGAGCTGGCCGCGAACAACACCTACGACGTCATCGTCTCTCACCGCTCCGGTGAGACCGAAGACACGACGATCGCACACCTCGCCGTCGCAACCGACGCCGACTTCATCAAGACCGGCGCGGTCGGTGGCGAGCGCACCGCAAAGCTCAACGAACTAATCCGCATCGCGGACGACGCAGCATGA
- a CDS encoding 50S ribosomal protein L18e — protein MSKTNPRLSSLIAELKSVSRTEDANVWSDVASRLEKPRRTHAEVNLGRIERYAQEDETVVVPGKVLGSGVLQKSVTVAAVDFSGTAERKIDQVGETVELEQAIEQNPEGSNVRVIR, from the coding sequence ATGAGTAAGACGAATCCGAGACTCAGCAGTCTCATCGCCGAGCTGAAGTCGGTTTCTCGAACCGAGGACGCGAACGTCTGGAGCGACGTCGCTTCCCGGCTCGAAAAGCCCCGCCGCACGCACGCGGAAGTGAACCTTGGCCGCATCGAGCGCTACGCCCAGGAAGACGAGACGGTCGTCGTTCCGGGCAAGGTGCTTGGCAGCGGCGTCCTGCAGAAGTCGGTCACCGTTGCAGCGGTCGACTTCTCGGGTACGGCCGAGCGCAAAATCGACCAGGTCGGCGAGACAGTAGAGCTAGAACAGGCAATCGAACAGAACCCCGAAGGATCCAATGTCCGGGTGATCCGATGA
- a CDS encoding poly(R)-hydroxyalkanoic acid synthase subunit PhaE, with protein MTDTYDTDAVQNSWTEFMQQMNEQFADAFEENIEAQAEFVEAWTETVDAASDDERMSEGIEGYTNAYQVWMDAAEEMVERTGDAAAGEDVTVEEFRDIWLNNANQAFKEVMSTSAFAAMTGETVGDALEVQQVADESAEATLRQLRMPTQGDVEEIGERLVDLERRQHAVEQKIDLVLEHVQDGE; from the coding sequence ATGACCGATACATACGACACTGACGCAGTACAGAATAGCTGGACCGAGTTCATGCAGCAGATGAACGAGCAGTTCGCCGACGCCTTCGAGGAGAACATCGAGGCACAGGCCGAGTTCGTCGAAGCCTGGACCGAGACCGTCGATGCAGCAAGCGACGACGAACGAATGAGCGAGGGGATCGAGGGCTACACCAATGCCTATCAGGTGTGGATGGACGCTGCCGAGGAGATGGTCGAGCGCACCGGCGATGCCGCTGCGGGCGAGGACGTTACCGTCGAGGAGTTCCGCGATATCTGGCTCAACAACGCCAATCAGGCGTTCAAAGAAGTCATGTCGACATCGGCGTTCGCGGCGATGACGGGTGAGACTGTCGGTGATGCCCTCGAAGTCCAGCAGGTGGCTGACGAGAGCGCCGAGGCGACGCTCCGCCAACTCAGGATGCCGACCCAGGGCGACGTCGAGGAGATCGGCGAGCGACTCGTCGACCTCGAACGCCGCCAGCACGCTGTCGAACAGAAGATCGACCTGGTGCTCGAACACGTTCAGGACGGGGAGTAA
- a CDS encoding 50S ribosomal protein L13, which produces MSVAEFEADVIIDARDCILGRVASKVAQQALDGERIAVVNAEDAVITGSEDDVMSTFEKRAELGSDRGPYYPKRPDMIFKRSIRGMLPYKKDRGREAFENVRVYVGNPYDEDGEILEGTSLDRLSNIKFLQLGEISENLGANRTW; this is translated from the coding sequence ATGAGCGTCGCAGAGTTCGAAGCCGACGTCATCATTGACGCGCGCGACTGTATCCTCGGTCGCGTTGCGAGCAAGGTGGCCCAGCAAGCGCTCGACGGCGAGCGTATTGCTGTGGTCAACGCCGAAGATGCGGTCATCACCGGCAGCGAGGACGACGTGATGAGCACCTTCGAGAAGCGAGCCGAACTCGGCTCCGACCGCGGTCCGTACTACCCCAAACGGCCGGACATGATCTTCAAGCGCTCGATTCGCGGCATGCTACCGTACAAGAAAGATCGCGGTCGCGAAGCCTTCGAGAACGTCCGCGTCTACGTCGGTAACCCGTACGACGAGGACGGCGAAATTCTCGAAGGAACCTCGCTCGATCGACTATCGAACATCAAGTTCCTCCAGCTCGGAGAGATCAGTGAGAACCTGGGTGCTAACCGAACATGGTAA
- a CDS encoding MaoC family dehydratase: MSEDTGATSPLADLTSAWVQLGESAVKSATAMNRAAMGASVTNGEHSEENGDELPTGDDELRSGSIPSLAFEDEDWSFERSVERADAITVGDRVSFSKPVDDEDVKRFAVASGDTNRLHIDDEFAEDSRFGGRIAHGTLVSGLISAALARLPGLTIYLSQDLEFRGPVRIGDRVTATVEVIEALGNDQYRLSTIVSDDEGETIIDGEAVVLIDDLPAE, encoded by the coding sequence ATGTCCGAGGATACGGGAGCTACGAGCCCTCTCGCGGATCTCACAAGCGCGTGGGTGCAGTTGGGAGAAAGCGCGGTAAAGAGCGCAACAGCGATGAACCGCGCTGCGATGGGTGCATCGGTCACTAACGGAGAACACTCCGAGGAGAACGGGGATGAACTGCCAACTGGAGATGACGAGCTCCGATCGGGATCGATCCCGTCGCTGGCGTTCGAGGACGAGGACTGGAGCTTCGAACGATCAGTCGAGCGGGCCGACGCGATCACTGTTGGGGATCGTGTCAGCTTCAGCAAGCCGGTCGACGACGAGGATGTAAAACGGTTCGCAGTCGCTAGCGGCGACACCAATCGACTACATATCGACGACGAGTTCGCAGAAGACTCCCGCTTTGGCGGTCGAATCGCTCACGGTACGCTGGTGTCCGGACTGATCAGCGCCGCCCTCGCGCGCCTGCCCGGACTCACGATCTATCTCTCACAGGACCTGGAGTTCCGCGGCCCCGTCCGTATCGGCGATCGCGTCACCGCGACCGTCGAAGTCATCGAGGCGCTCGGCAACGATCAGTACCGACTCAGCACGATCGTCAGCGACGACGAGGGGGAAACGATCATCGATGGCGAAGCGGTCGTACTGATCGACGACCTGCCCGCGGAGTAG
- a CDS encoding DNA-directed RNA polymerase subunit K gives MAGTQRYTRYEKARILGARALQVSYGAPVLVETDQAEPILIAAEEYDANALPFTVNRS, from the coding sequence ATGGCAGGGACACAGCGATACACACGATACGAGAAAGCACGGATCCTCGGCGCACGGGCGCTGCAGGTTTCGTACGGAGCGCCGGTGCTCGTCGAGACTGATCAGGCTGAACCGATCCTGATCGCAGCGGAAGAGTACGATGCAAACGCCCTCCCCTTTACAGTTAATCGATCATGA
- a CDS encoding 30S ribosomal protein S11 encodes MAEDGKWGVAHVHASFNNTIMTVTDLTGAETIAKSSGGAVVKQNRDEASPYAAMQMAEQIAEEVLAAGIDGVHVRVRGPGGNLQKSPGPGAQATIRAMARAGLEIGRIEDVTPIPHDGSRAPKGKGGF; translated from the coding sequence ATGGCAGAAGACGGAAAGTGGGGCGTAGCCCACGTGCACGCATCGTTCAACAACACGATCATGACGGTCACGGATCTGACAGGCGCGGAGACGATCGCGAAGTCCTCCGGCGGCGCAGTCGTCAAACAGAACCGTGACGAGGCATCCCCGTACGCGGCCATGCAGATGGCCGAACAGATCGCCGAAGAGGTGCTCGCAGCGGGCATCGACGGTGTCCACGTCCGCGTTCGCGGACCCGGCGGGAACCTTCAGAAGAGCCCCGGCCCGGGCGCACAGGCGACGATCCGTGCGATGGCCCGAGCCGGACTCGAGATCGGTCGTATCGAAGACGTCACCCCGATCCCACACGACGGATCGCGCGCACCGAAAGGCAAGGGCGGATTCTGA
- the rpsB gene encoding 30S ribosomal protein S2 — MTENDVEQEGLDAAEEAVDEEPDPGAGPAADQDAESVEEAPADAEEAEDEPQLDEDVMADDEADLLIPVEDYLGAGVHIGTQQKTADMERFIHRVRTDGLYVLDVGTTDQRIRTAADFLSNYDAEQILVTSSRQYGRFPAEKFAEAVGARARTGRFIPGTLTNPKYDGYIEPDVLVVTDPIGDEQAVKEAITVGIPVIAMCDSNNSTSNVDLVVPTNNKGRKALSVVYWLMANELLDRRGAEPSYALDDFEDGI; from the coding sequence ATGACAGAAAACGACGTAGAACAGGAAGGGCTCGACGCCGCCGAGGAGGCGGTCGACGAAGAGCCTGATCCGGGGGCCGGACCGGCCGCCGATCAGGACGCAGAGTCCGTCGAGGAAGCGCCCGCCGACGCCGAGGAGGCCGAGGACGAACCACAGCTAGACGAGGACGTCATGGCCGACGACGAGGCCGACCTCCTCATCCCGGTCGAGGACTACCTCGGTGCCGGTGTCCACATCGGTACACAGCAAAAGACCGCGGACATGGAGCGGTTTATCCACCGCGTCCGGACCGACGGTCTCTACGTGCTCGACGTGGGCACGACGGACCAGCGGATCCGCACCGCCGCGGACTTCCTGTCCAACTACGACGCCGAGCAGATCCTCGTCACCTCCTCGCGCCAGTACGGTCGGTTCCCGGCCGAGAAGTTCGCGGAGGCAGTCGGCGCTCGTGCCCGTACCGGACGCTTCATCCCCGGTACGCTCACGAACCCGAAGTACGACGGCTACATCGAGCCGGACGTGCTGGTCGTCACCGACCCGATCGGCGACGAGCAGGCCGTCAAGGAGGCGATCACGGTCGGTATCCCCGTCATCGCCATGTGTGACTCGAATAACTCGACGAGCAACGTCGATCTGGTCGTCCCGACCAACAACAAGGGTCGCAAGGCCCTGTCGGTCGTCTACTGGTTGATGGCCAACGAGCTGCTCGACCGCCGCGGCGCGGAGCCGAGCTACGCCCTCGACGACTTCGAGGACGGTATCTGA
- a CDS encoding DNA-directed RNA polymerase subunit N, translated as MMVPVRCFTCGNVVGEHWEEFKERAREGDEDPAEVLDELGVERHCCRRMLVSHKDLVDIVAPYQ; from the coding sequence ATGATGGTACCAGTCCGGTGTTTCACGTGCGGCAACGTCGTAGGTGAACACTGGGAGGAGTTCAAAGAGCGGGCTCGTGAGGGCGATGAGGATCCCGCCGAAGTTCTCGACGAACTCGGCGTCGAGCGACATTGCTGTCGCCGGATGCTCGTCTCCCACAAAGACCTCGTCGACATCGTCGCACCCTATCAATAA
- a CDS encoding extracellular solute-binding protein, protein MAHDGSDRSGRTEIDHSRRRVLAASGIAIAGSVGVAGCLGDDAGDPFDDYGPQAAALESTAVSWDDLGDLEGELTIYSGRTRDQIDPLFEMIEDEYPDFTVEVDQDGNEDQLNSLREEGENSPADIFYTQSSGALAALKSDGLARELPEDITGAVDDDWSDPDGEWTGASGRVRAIMYDTDEFDGADLPEDIFAYAEDEQFQDVISTRPNSGTFRSFITAMIEMEGEDETRGWVSDMVNQQNATLYSSGSQQAEEVAYGDQDIGLGNQYYAGRILNEDPDATLDVAFTSDDPGCLFNVSGVAILSASDRPNLAAEFTRHILAAEGQEFFVDVNGEYPVIDGVEYVGDLPTVDEINPPSFDLNALGDVEAASDLLREEGMTV, encoded by the coding sequence ATGGCACACGATGGCTCCGATCGGTCCGGGCGCACTGAGATCGACCACTCCCGGCGTCGCGTTCTGGCGGCCTCAGGCATTGCGATCGCAGGATCAGTCGGAGTGGCTGGTTGTCTTGGGGACGATGCCGGAGATCCGTTCGATGACTACGGCCCACAGGCCGCGGCGCTCGAATCTACTGCGGTATCGTGGGACGACCTCGGTGACCTCGAAGGAGAGTTGACGATCTACTCGGGGCGCACCCGAGATCAGATCGACCCGCTGTTCGAGATGATCGAGGACGAGTACCCCGACTTTACCGTTGAGGTCGACCAGGACGGAAACGAAGATCAGCTCAATAGCCTCCGTGAGGAGGGTGAGAACAGCCCTGCGGACATCTTCTACACCCAGTCTTCGGGGGCGCTCGCAGCACTCAAGTCGGACGGTCTCGCTCGCGAACTACCCGAGGACATCACTGGAGCCGTCGACGACGACTGGAGTGACCCCGATGGCGAGTGGACCGGCGCGTCCGGGCGCGTCCGGGCAATCATGTACGATACCGACGAGTTCGACGGAGCGGATCTGCCAGAGGATATCTTCGCGTACGCCGAAGACGAACAGTTCCAGGATGTCATCTCGACGCGCCCGAACTCGGGAACCTTCCGGTCGTTTATTACTGCGATGATCGAGATGGAAGGCGAGGACGAAACCCGGGGATGGGTCAGCGACATGGTGAACCAACAAAACGCCACGCTGTATTCAAGCGGGTCACAGCAGGCCGAGGAGGTCGCCTACGGCGATCAGGACATCGGCCTCGGCAACCAGTACTACGCAGGACGCATCCTGAACGAGGATCCCGATGCCACGCTTGACGTTGCATTTACCAGCGACGATCCCGGCTGCCTGTTCAACGTCTCCGGTGTGGCAATCCTCTCGGCTTCGGACAGACCGAACCTCGCCGCGGAGTTCACCCGCCACATCCTCGCCGCAGAGGGACAGGAGTTCTTCGTCGATGTCAACGGCGAGTATCCCGTGATCGACGGCGTCGAGTACGTGGGTGACCTGCCAACGGTTGACGAGATCAATCCGCCGTCGTTCGACCTGAACGCGCTTGGCGACGTGGAAGCCGCGAGCGACTTGCTCCGCGAGGAAGGAATGACAGTCTGA
- a CDS encoding beta-ketoacyl-ACP reductase, whose protein sequence is MDNRTCLITGSSRGIGRGIAEHLAASGANVVINYRSSTTKAEDVVEEIRTGAGSAMAAQADVTGRREVEAMREEIHDEFGPVDVLVNNAGITQDTRFEEMTREEWDQVIDVNLGGVFNVTQTFFDDIKTAEEGRLINISSIVGKQGNFGQANYATAKSGLFGFTRTIALELARSGSTANAVCPGFTETDMLAEVDDHIQEKILEDIPLDRFATIDDIASTVRFLASEDSSYITGEVIDVNGGMDL, encoded by the coding sequence ATGGACAACAGGACCTGCCTCATCACGGGATCGTCACGGGGGATCGGACGCGGGATCGCGGAACACCTTGCAGCGTCGGGAGCGAACGTGGTGATCAACTACCGCAGTTCAACGACCAAGGCCGAGGACGTCGTCGAGGAGATCCGGACGGGGGCCGGTTCGGCGATGGCGGCTCAGGCCGACGTCACTGGCCGCCGCGAGGTCGAGGCGATGCGCGAGGAGATCCACGACGAGTTCGGTCCGGTCGACGTGCTGGTCAACAACGCCGGGATCACACAGGACACCCGCTTCGAGGAGATGACCCGCGAGGAGTGGGATCAGGTGATCGACGTCAACCTTGGCGGCGTGTTCAACGTCACCCAGACGTTCTTCGACGATATCAAAACCGCAGAGGAAGGGCGGCTGATCAACATCTCCTCGATCGTCGGCAAGCAGGGCAACTTCGGGCAGGCCAACTACGCCACCGCGAAAAGCGGCCTCTTTGGCTTTACCCGGACCATCGCGCTCGAACTCGCCCGGTCGGGCTCGACCGCCAACGCCGTCTGTCCGGGCTTTACCGAGACCGACATGCTCGCCGAAGTCGACGATCACATACAGGAGAAGATCCTCGAAGACATCCCACTCGATCGGTTTGCCACGATCGACGACATCGCTTCGACCGTCCGATTCCTCGCGAGCGAGGACTCATCCTACATTACCGGTGAAGTGATCGACGTCAACGGCGGGATGGATCTCTGA
- a CDS encoding AbrB/MazE/SpoVT family DNA-binding domain-containing protein, with amino-acid sequence MTDETTGMGWPPAMFAEQLQEAGEQAVESQQALARQFLSATSAGSSSMSGFPAMTMGTATFKTRVQSGGRISIPDAEREALNIDEGDIVQTIVIPINTGDSNE; translated from the coding sequence ATGACAGACGAGACGACCGGGATGGGGTGGCCGCCGGCGATGTTCGCCGAGCAGTTACAGGAAGCGGGCGAGCAGGCCGTCGAGAGCCAGCAGGCGCTCGCGAGACAGTTCCTCTCCGCCACCAGCGCGGGATCGAGTAGTATGTCCGGCTTTCCGGCGATGACGATGGGTACCGCGACGTTCAAAACTCGCGTCCAGAGCGGCGGGCGGATTAGCATTCCGGACGCAGAGCGTGAGGCGCTCAATATCGACGAGGGAGACATCGTCCAGACCATCGTCATCCCGATCAACACAGGTGATTCCAATGAGTAA
- a CDS encoding 30S ribosomal protein S9 — MVTNTSGKKKTAIARATVREGEGRVRINSQPVELFEPETSRLKMTEPFRIADDVRSDLDIEVSVEGGGISGQADAVRTAIARGLVQHTGDAELRDAFMEFDRSLLVNDVRQSEPKKWGGPGARARYQKSYR; from the coding sequence ATGGTAACCAACACCAGTGGAAAGAAGAAAACCGCCATTGCGCGCGCTACCGTGCGCGAGGGCGAGGGTCGCGTACGAATCAACTCCCAGCCGGTCGAGCTGTTCGAGCCGGAGACCTCCCGACTGAAGATGACGGAGCCGTTCCGCATCGCCGACGATGTCCGCAGCGACCTCGATATCGAGGTCAGCGTTGAGGGCGGCGGGATCTCCGGACAGGCCGACGCCGTACGAACGGCGATCGCACGCGGGCTCGTCCAGCATACGGGCGATGCCGAACTCCGTGATGCGTTCATGGAGTTCGATCGGTCGCTGCTGGTCAACGACGTTCGCCAGTCCGAACCGAAAAAGTGGGGCGGGCCCGGCGCGCGTGCCCGCTACCAGAAATCCTACCGCTAA
- the phaC gene encoding class III poly(R)-hydroxyalkanoic acid synthase subunit PhaC — MRNPYTATLDLQRQAWENAADVIKRSAEMPGANETIAESEVGETPKEIVYEENKLQLYHYESQTEEQHDVPILIVYALINRPYILDLQPDRSVVRTLLENGFDVYLIDWNEPSQLDSSLRLHDYVNRYMDNCVDVVRKRSDQDSINLLGYCMGGTMSTMYAALHPEKVRNLGLMAAGLCFDETGGVLELWGDDEYFDPEDVTDTFGNVPAEFLDVGFALMDPVENYVTKYVRFYDNVEDEDFVGNFARMEEWLGDGIDVAGATFEEFIEDIYQENRLYRNELELGGEHVDLENIDMPVLNIVAHYDHLIPPAASKPFNDVVASDDTTVMEFKTGHIGMSVSSRSHADLWPDVCAWFEERSQVEAHADEHAAVEADDGSSSVQTLDGIGPAYEERLADAGYGTVAALAVADAETVAGAVNLPASRVESWIEQAQSIDD, encoded by the coding sequence ATGAGAAACCCCTACACTGCCACGCTGGATCTTCAACGTCAGGCCTGGGAGAACGCCGCGGATGTCATCAAACGGTCCGCGGAGATGCCCGGCGCGAACGAGACCATCGCCGAGTCGGAGGTCGGCGAGACGCCAAAGGAGATCGTCTACGAGGAGAACAAGCTCCAGCTCTACCACTACGAGTCACAGACCGAAGAACAACACGACGTTCCGATTCTGATCGTCTACGCGCTGATCAACCGACCGTATATCCTCGATCTGCAGCCCGATCGGTCGGTCGTCCGGACCCTCCTCGAAAACGGGTTCGACGTATACCTGATCGACTGGAACGAGCCATCACAGCTGGACAGTTCGCTTCGGCTCCACGACTACGTCAACCGCTACATGGACAACTGCGTCGATGTCGTCCGCAAGCGGTCCGATCAGGACAGCATCAACCTGCTGGGCTACTGTATGGGCGGAACGATGTCGACGATGTACGCCGCACTTCACCCCGAAAAAGTCCGTAACCTCGGCCTGATGGCGGCCGGTCTCTGTTTCGACGAGACCGGCGGTGTGCTCGAACTCTGGGGGGATGACGAATACTTCGATCCCGAAGATGTCACCGATACGTTCGGGAACGTCCCCGCGGAGTTTCTGGACGTGGGCTTCGCGCTGATGGACCCGGTCGAGAACTACGTCACCAAGTACGTCCGCTTCTACGACAACGTCGAGGACGAGGACTTCGTCGGAAATTTCGCACGCATGGAAGAGTGGCTCGGTGATGGTATCGACGTTGCCGGAGCCACCTTCGAGGAGTTCATCGAGGATATCTATCAGGAAAACAGGCTCTATCGTAACGAACTCGAACTCGGCGGGGAGCACGTCGATCTCGAAAACATCGATATGCCGGTGCTGAACATCGTCGCGCACTACGACCACCTCATCCCGCCGGCGGCGTCGAAGCCGTTCAACGACGTCGTCGCCAGCGACGACACGACCGTCATGGAGTTCAAGACTGGACACATCGGCATGTCGGTCTCCTCGCGCTCGCACGCCGATCTCTGGCCGGACGTCTGTGCGTGGTTCGAGGAACGCTCGCAGGTCGAAGCGCACGCCGACGAGCACGCGGCTGTCGAAGCCGACGACGGATCGTCATCCGTGCAGACCCTCGACGGCATTGGTCCGGCCTACGAGGAGCGCCTAGCCGACGCCGGCTACGGAACCGTCGCCGCGCTGGCCGTGGCGGACGCCGAGACCGTCGCCGGGGCGGTCAACCTCCCGGCAAGCCGTGTCGAGAGCTGGATCGAGCAGGCCCAATCGATCGACGACTGA
- a CDS encoding 30S ribosomal protein S4 produces the protein MPLGNKTKAYETPNHPWQGERIAGEHDLVGRYGLATKEELWRAQSELRGMRREARRLIGEALGDTEAAEEAGSEFLARLKRDGILDETDGLDDVLSLEINDVLERRLQTVVYRQGLANTPQQARQFIGHGHVVVGDHRVTVPSYTVEVDEEDSIEFDETSPLEDELHPARAEEQ, from the coding sequence ATGCCGCTCGGTAACAAAACCAAAGCGTACGAGACGCCCAACCATCCGTGGCAGGGCGAGCGTATCGCGGGCGAGCACGACCTCGTCGGGCGCTACGGGCTCGCGACCAAAGAAGAGCTCTGGCGCGCACAGTCCGAACTTCGTGGCATGCGTCGTGAGGCACGACGCCTCATCGGCGAGGCGCTCGGTGACACCGAGGCGGCAGAGGAAGCCGGCAGTGAGTTCCTCGCACGCCTCAAGCGCGACGGCATCCTCGACGAGACGGACGGTCTCGACGACGTGCTGTCCCTGGAGATCAACGACGTGCTCGAGCGCCGTCTCCAGACAGTCGTGTACCGACAGGGTCTCGCAAACACTCCCCAGCAGGCACGACAGTTCATCGGTCACGGCCACGTGGTCGTCGGCGACCACCGCGTGACCGTCCCGTCGTACACGGTCGAGGTCGACGAGGAAGACTCGATCGAGTTCGACGAGACGAGCCCGCTGGAGGACGAACTACACCCGGCACGAGCGGAGGAACAATAA
- a CDS encoding DNA-directed RNA polymerase subunit D, with product MPVDYEVEFIERSDRSARFLVRGVTPAFANGIRRAMIADVPTMAIDTVNFVENSSVMFDEQIALRLGLVPLTTPPEEFEVGDSVTLSLDVSGPNTAYSGDLVSHDESVEVATEGVPIIDLKEGQRLEFDAEAKMITGKDHAKHQGGVSVGYQHLQSVEVVGDRGEFEEDETRIVRGVVEDDGELLLSEEFDNDLSQRYPGKEVEVTDVENAFVFHVETDGSYTVEELVTLAADSIADRADELEAAVQL from the coding sequence ATGCCAGTGGATTACGAGGTTGAGTTCATCGAACGGTCCGATCGATCCGCGCGGTTCCTCGTCAGAGGAGTCACGCCGGCCTTCGCCAACGGAATCCGTCGCGCGATGATCGCCGACGTACCGACGATGGCGATCGATACGGTCAACTTCGTCGAGAACTCGTCGGTGATGTTCGACGAGCAGATCGCGCTCCGGCTCGGTCTGGTTCCGTTGACCACACCCCCCGAGGAGTTCGAGGTGGGGGACTCCGTCACCCTCTCGCTCGATGTCTCGGGACCGAACACGGCCTACTCCGGCGACCTCGTCAGTCATGATGAATCCGTCGAGGTAGCCACCGAGGGCGTACCGATTATCGATCTCAAGGAGGGCCAGCGTCTCGAATTCGACGCCGAAGCCAAGATGATCACTGGCAAAGACCATGCCAAACATCAGGGCGGCGTCTCCGTCGGCTACCAGCATCTCCAGTCCGTGGAGGTCGTCGGCGACCGCGGCGAGTTCGAGGAGGACGAGACCCGGATCGTCCGGGGCGTCGTCGAGGACGACGGCGAACTCCTGCTATCAGAGGAGTTCGATAACGACCTCTCCCAGCGGTATCCCGGAAAGGAAGTCGAGGTCACCGACGTCGAGAACGCGTTCGTGTTCCACGTCGAGACGGACGGCTCCTACACGGTCGAGGAACTCGTTACGCTGGCGGCCGACTCCATCGCGGATCGGGCAGACGAACTCGAAGCAGCAGTACAGTTATAG